The following proteins come from a genomic window of Saccharomyces mikatae IFO 1815 strain IFO1815 genome assembly, chromosome: 7:
- the CUL3 gene encoding cullin CUL3 (similar to Saccharomyces cerevisiae CUL3 (YGR003W); ancestral locus Anc_4.138): protein MITNKKIKIDVPEKLGLSEKSFEQSWEIIKHAIDHIYGDDTAELSFEQVYRTVYTIVLNRKGLVLYNKLKTYIIQKLSLLRETICKNSARDYEMLETMVRLWETQCNCFKIIGDLMMYMDKVYCKPNRCLEVYDMCLDLFRVEILHKCSSFLISALISDIEEIRNLGSLDSKHTNLWKVIIGMMETLHGNRDSFFLTDFEPVLISATEEYYDKIIDIKLLTPIDSLEKIKQLKQFEDVLDSSFLNADSHSKLKTVLENVLIWGKLSDIIEDLTYEAMELLDEKLLQEIYDLSSEEKYRFAIIEAIKSYISKSAIKIPLKDGSRKKGQNAITWSSEVVNLFRKQHLFLKSINFGSIQLNNLAADKSIAILEDVFSMYFSKEESLSSEYFSTYVDYCMKRAKDNDVEMVTIKQDLLDSTRLIKLLSKKDTFEKTYRKQLSRRLLQQRSVVEIEKWTVQMIKKVLGAFFTSKLEIMLRDVSLSSEILQGFKDSMTNSIEYLSFVPQVLTRISWPFQSSNPIDEIVSLPPRMSQVLAGFEGYYSSRYKERVLKWAHHLSVIEIGCQFNTGYYEISFSVYAGAIFLLFEDYEELTLKEIYELTHIPEEYVKSLVISMSTVPRCKILKKSSNSGSTKFSVNYFFSSSNRKVKVPVIAGPVLSHKSENLANHNLVDTYENEIIMVLSATIVRVMKTEGRLSHQRLLEIVTKQTLPLFDVTPSIFKRGIQLLLEKEYIQRDADDTSYYHYLS, encoded by the coding sequence GACCGTTTATACTATCGTTCTAAACAGAAAAGGGTTAGtgttatataataaattgaaaacatATATAATCCAAAAATTGAGTTTGTTGAGGGAAACGATATGCAAGAACAGTGCACGTGATTATGAAATGCTCGAAACAATGGTACGATTATGGGAGACACAATGCAATTGTTTTAAGATTATTGGAGACTTAATGATGTATATGGATAAAGTATATTGCAAGCCGAATAGATGCTTGGAGGTATATGATATGTGCCTTGATCTTTTTCGGGTCGAGATTTTGCATAAATGTTCTTCCTTCCTTATTTCAGCCTTAATCTCTGATATTGAGGAGATTCGTAATTTAGGATCCCTGGATTCAAAACATACTAACCTGTGGAAAGTAATTATTGGAATGATGGAAACATTACATGGCAATAGAGATAGCTTTTTCCTGACCGATTTTGAGCCTGTTCTAATTAGTGCAACAGAAGAATACTATGacaaaattattgatattaaACTGTTAACGCCAATTGACAGcttggaaaaaatcaagCAATTGAAGCAGTTTGAAGACGTTCtagattcttcttttctaaatGCAGATTCTCATAGTAAGTTAAAGACCGTGTTAGAAAATGTACTCATATGGGGAAAGTTAAGTGATATCATAGAGGACCTAACGTATGAGGCAATGGAACTTTTGGATGAAAAGCTACTTCAAGAAATCTATGATTTATCAAGCGAAGAGAAGTATCGCTTCGCCATCATTGAGGCTATCAAATCCTACATTAGTAAAAGCGCCATCAAAATCCCCCTCAAAGATGGCAGTCGCAAGAAAGGACAGAATGCAATCACTTGGTCGTCCGAGGTTGTAAATCTTTTTCGTAAGCAGcatttgtttttgaagagtATCAATTTTGGTTCTATTCAACTTAATAATTTAGCTGCGGACAAATCCATTGCGATACTTGAAGATGTCTTTTCGATGTACTTctctaaagaagaatcatTGTCATCAGAATATTTTTCCACCTACGTGGACTACTGCATGAAACGAGCAAAGGACAACGATGTTGAAATGGTGACGATCAAGCAAGATTTGCTTGATAGTACCAGATTAATCAAATTGCTATCCAAGAAAGATACGTTTGAAAAGACCTATAGAAAGCAACTTTCTAGAAGATTATTGCAGCAAAGATCTGTAGTAGAAATCGAAAAATGGACAGTGcaaatgataaagaaggTTCTGGGAGCTTTTTTTACCTCAAAACTGGAGATAATGTTACGAGATGTCTCTTTGTCTTCTGAAATACTCCAAGGATTTAAAGACTCAATGACAAACAGCATAGAGTATTTGAGTTTTGTGCCACAGGTTTTAACGAGGATAAGTTGGCCATTCCAAAGTTCTAACCCAATTGACGAGATTGTTTCATTACCTCCTCGAATGTCGCAGGTTTTAGCTGGTTTTGAAGGCTATTATTCCTCGAGatataaagaaagagtTTTAAAATGGGCTCATCATTTAAGTGTAATTGAAATTGGCTGCCAGTTCAATACCGGCTACTATGAAATAAGCTTTTCTGTCTATGCTGGTGCAATTTTCCTTCTATTTGAGGATTACGAAGAATTAAcgttaaaagaaatatatgaaCTCACTCACATTCCTGAGGAGTATGTTAAATCTCTTGTGATTTCAATGTCGACAGTACCCAGATGtaagattttgaaaaagtctTCAAATTCAGGAAGCACTAAATTCTCTgttaattattttttctcttcctcCAATAGGAAAGTGAAAGTTCCAGTTATTGCTGGCCCTGTACTGTCTCACAAGTCCGAAAACTTGGCAAACCATAATTTAGTAGACACctatgaaaatgaaatcattATGGTTCTTAGCGCCACTATTGTCCGCGTCATGAAAACAGAAGGTAGGTTGAGTCATCAGCGGTTACTGGAGATAGTTACGAAGCAGACGCTACCTCTCTTCGATGTTACGCCGAGCATCTTCAAACGAGGTATCCAACTTTTATTAGAGAAAGAGTACATTCAAAGAGATGCAGATGATACTTCTTATTATCACTACCTTTCTTAA
- the PEX31 gene encoding peroxisome biogenesis protein (similar to Saccharomyces cerevisiae PEX31 (YGR004W) and PEX30 (YLR324W); ancestral locus Anc_4.140) has protein sequence MSEINNENLDSNRIIIAEPTESKNKHIRSALRKRRGRLNTQAYEEDQEAILSSPLLTSTPKTVSRSLVRLYPYLIVVDNFLSIITWSNDHVSANLLGIFIFTVCVLYFGFITKYFGHLMIVCIIWVYLLIDKHVQETMASCPSLDDILHVMDRVSMKSSAVLSPITILSGQDVRRLLFTIAFLSPVYIFLTMFVLSPNYLMLIGGLYVLTYHSKLIKRMRRYLWKFRIIRLLVFFITGLDLGGPDNNRRLFASVNKKIRSFVWNEVGNASNTKKTVLFKVALFENQRRWLGIGWTSSMLSYERASWTDEFLNTSPSLETFTLPEKQSGMTWEWHDKDWMLDLTNEGVIQLPASATKTKVKPGADEGFIYYDNTWNNPSATDTYKKYTRRRRWIRTATVTTTYDEEPIVEKASTTSHDLKCEGNDRGRERKVSFSTANEVHIIPSTDSNRLIEMSDIAMNSR, from the coding sequence ATGAGCgaaataaataatgaaaatttagaCTCAAATCGAATTATAATAGCCGAGCCTACAGAAAGCAAGAATAAGCATATTCGTAGCGCTTTGAGAAAACGAAGGGGTAGATTAAACACCCAAGCTTACGAGGAGGATCAAGAAGCTATTTTATCATCCCCATTATTGACTTCGACACCTAAAACAGTCTCTAGGTCATTAGTAAGGTTGTATCCATATTTGATCGTCGTGgataattttttgagtATCATCACTTGGTCTAATGACCATGTTTCAGCAAACTTACTTGGAATATTCATATTTACGGTTTGTGTATTATATTTTGGATTTATTACAAAGTATTTTGGGCATTTAATGATCGTATGTATAATTTGGGTATATCTGTTAATTGATAAGCACGTTCAAGAAACCATGGCATCATGCCCTTCATTAGATGATATATTACATGTTATGGACAGGGTTTCCATGAAGTCTAGTGCCGTATTATCACCTATTACAATTTTAAGTGGTCAGGATGTTAGAAGGCTGTTATTTACTATTGCTTTCTTATCCCCAGTTTACATTTTCCTTACTATGTTTGTGTTATCTCCAAACTATTTAATGTTGATAGGGGGTTTATATGTCCTTACGTATCACTCTAAATTGATCAAAAGGATGAGAAGATATTTATGGAAGTTCCGTATCATTAGATTACTTGTATTCTTTATAACAGGATTAGACCTTGGAGGACCGGATAACAATAGACGCCTATTCGCATCTGTCAACAAGAAGATAAGGTCCTTTGTTTGGAATGAGGTAGGGAATGCGTCAAACACAAAAAAGACTGTACTTTTTAAGGTTgctctttttgaaaaccaACGCCGGTGGCTTGGTATCGGCTGGACATCAAGTATGCTGAGCTATGAAAGGGCCTCTTGGACAGATGAGTTTTTAAATACTTCCCCCAGCTTAGAAACATTTACTTTACCAGAGAAGCAGTCTGGAATGACATGGGAATGGCACGATAAAGATTGGATGCTCGATCTAACAAATGAAGGAGTGATCCAGCTTCCTGCTTCCGCTACTAAGACAAAAGTTAAACCAGGTGCAGATGAAGGCTTTATTTATTATGACAATACCTGGAATAATCCCTCTGCAACAGAcacatataaaaaatacacAAGAAGACGGAGATGGATTAGAACGGCGACAGTAACAACGACGTATGATGAGGAGCCCATTGTAGAGAAAGCTTCAACGACTTCTCACGATCTAAAATGCGAAGGAAATGACAGAGGCAGAGAAAGAAAGGTTTCATTTAGTACAGCGAATGAGGTGCATATTATACCTTCTACGGATAGCAACCGGTTAATAGAAATGTCTGATATTGCAATGAATTCTCGATAA